CCGAAGTCTACTACATCGACCGCCTGCCCATTCACACGGACGCCATGGAGTTTGCCGCCGTGGGCGTGGCATCGGTTGCGGTCTGCTTGCTGGTTACGATCTACCCTGCCTTGCTGGCCAGCAGGTTGCGACCGGTTGATGCGCTGCGCCATGAGTAAGGAGTCTCCTCAAGACAGCTCGATCGTTGCGACCGCGTTGCCGGACGCGAGATCTTCGAACGAAATCCTCGCGGCGGAAGTGCGCTCGGGCGTGTCCTATCCCCCCCGAAACAAGTCACCGGCCACACCCCTGGTCGTGGTAGAGGCCGCCGCCAAGCGGTTCATTCATGAAGGGCACGAGATCGATGTCCTTCGGGGAATCGACCTGAGCATCGAGGCCGGCGAGATGCTGTGTGTCGTGGGCCCCTCGGGCGCTGGCAAGAGCACGCTGCTGCATCTGATGGGAACGCTCGATCTGCCAACGGCGGGACGCATCTTGTACGAGGGCCAGGATGTGACCCGCTACTCCAGCTCGCGGCTCGCGGACTTCCGCAACCAAAGCATCGGTTTCGTGTTCCAGTTCCATCATCTGCTTCCCGAATTCACGGCCCTGGAAAACGTGATGATGCCGGGACTGATCCGCGGCGGTCAGGGACGTGCCCTGGAGCAGCATGCGCGAGACCTCTTGAGCGATGTCGGTCTTGATCACCGGCTCTCCCACCGCCCTGGGGAACTGTCCGGAGGCGAGCAGCAGCGCGTGGCCCTCGCCCGCGCGATCGTGATGCGGCCCAAGCTGGTATTGGCCGACGAACCCACCGGCAACCTGGATAGCAACACGAGCAAGGCCATCCATGGCCTGTTCTTTCGCCTGAATAGTCGCCGAGGCACGACCTTTCTGATAGTGACGCACAGTGCAGATTTTGCCCGACAGATGCCCCGCGTGGTTCACATGCGCGATGGCCGAATCGAACGCGACCAGAGGCGAGCTCCTATTGACCCGCCGAGGGGGCCCGAGCTATAGGGCGGCGCGCGTCCCGGGCCGCCGGGCCGAGGCCGTGCCGGCAGCAGATCCTCGTGTTGTAGCGGGGCAAGCAAGGATACGATGCTGCGCTGGATTTCAGCGAGACCGCAGCGACCCGACGACGAGAATCCCGAGAGTGTCGCGAGCGAGTGCAAACACCGTCCTGCTGCGCGCGGGCCTGCTCATCGGCTGCTGGGGCCTTGCCGTTTCCGCGGCGGCGCAGCCCACACCCACGCAAGCCGGACGCGGGCGACCGGCGGGTGACAGCAGCGCGCAGAGCGAGGATAGCTACGAGCCCAGCGTGGCACCGCCGATTCCCCGCACCGTATGCCACGGGCGGCGCATCCGCACGATCCGTGTTCTCGGTCAGGGGCGCGTGGCCGAAGAGGACATCCGGGCTACCGTGAAGCTGCGCGCCGGCCTCCCCTGCACCGATGGGGAAGTCACCCGGGACCTGAAGGCCCTATGGAGGCTGGGCTACTTCGACGACATCGTGGTCGAAGCGGACGCCGACGGACGCGAGGTCGACCTCCTGTTTCGCGTGAAGGAACGACCCGCCATCGGTCGCATCGTCTTCGAGGGCAACGACGAGGTCGACAAAAAGACCCTGCAGGAGAAGGTGACCTTGCAGGAGGGGGCCGTGCTGTCCGTCCCCGATGTGCGCAAGCACGTAGGCAAGCTGCGCGACCTTTACGCGGAGAAGGGCTTCTTTCTGGCCAATATCGACTATCGGCTGAAGAAGCTGCCGCGCAACGAGGTAGAGGTTGTCTTCGCCGTCACGGAGGGCGACGAGGTCACGGTGCGGCGGGTGCGCTTCGCCGGCAACGAGCACCTCAGCGACACCGAGCTCAAGCAGTACATGCAAACTCGCGAGACAGGCGCCCTGTCGGCGATAACCTCCAACAACACCTTCAAGCGCGAGCAGTTCGACGAAGACATCAACCGACTGCAAGCGCTCTACTACGATCACGGCTACCTCACGATCCAGGTGGGCGACCCGCGCATCGAGTTGACCCCTGACCGGCGCCACATCGACATCACCGTCCCGGTGCGCGAGGGACCGCGCTATCGCGTGGGGCGCCTGCGGATCCTCGAGATCGATGAGACCGGCGAAGAGACCACGCCCCTCGCGGGTCGCCGGAGGCTGCGCGAGCAGATCGACCTCGATCCTGGTGACTGGTTCAGTCGCTCCACCATCGCCAAAAACCTACTCGATATCACGACCTTCTATCACGACCACGGCTACGCGAAGGTCGACATCTCACCGCAAACCGAGCTCGAGCCGGAACGCAAAGTCGTCCACGTGATCGTGCAGATCAAGCGTGGACCGGTCGTTCACATCGAGCGGATCAACGTCAAAGGCAACGCCAAGACGCGAGACCTGGTGATTCGCCGCGAGCTTCGCATCGTCGAAGGTGAGCTCTACAGCCGAACCAAGATCGAGCTCTCGAAGAACCGTGTGCAGGCTTTGGGCTACTTCGAGAGCGTGAGCGTGGCCGAGGAGGAAGGCAGCGCTTCGGACGGCATCGTGCTCAATTTCGAGGTCACGGAACGAGCAACCGGAACCTTTCAAATCGGCATGGGCCTGTCTTCGATCGAGAACTTCATCTTCAACGCCCAGATTCAGCAGCAGAATTTTCTCGGACGTGGTCAGACAGTCAGCCTGCAGCTGCAGATGTCAGGCATCCGGCAGATCATGCAGCTGCAGTTCATGGAGCCGTATCTGTACGAGACGCGCTGGATGCTCTCGCTCGAGGGCTTCAAGAACCTCCTTCAGTTTCAGGACTTCAACCGCGATTCGACCGGCGCCGCCGTGATGCTCGGCCATCCGATCGTGCACGACAACTTGCAGCTCTTCGTCAACTATCGCCTGGAAAACGTGAACATTCGAGCGAGCACCAGTGCAGGCTTCGCGGGCACGCAGGCCTGGAACCTGACCACATTGGCAAACCTGTCCAACAACTTCCGCGAAGGCAATCTCAGCTCGATCCGTCTGATGCTCGGCTGGGACTCGCGCGACAATCGGTTGTTTCCAACCGACGGGGTGTACACGCAGGCCTCGGTAGAGCTCGCCCACAGCCTGATCGGGTCGAAGATATCGTTCCTGCGCCCCCAATTCTTCCTCCGTTTCTATTATCCCGTGCTTGGGGGGCTCGTCTTCAAGACCAACACCAACTTCGCGCTGATCGGCTCGCTGTCCAAGACTGGCGTACCGATCTCCGAGCGCTATTTCCTCGGAGGCATCTACACGGTTCGGGGTTTTCTCTTCCGCTCCCTGGGACCCCGTGCCGGCCTGACGACCAATCCAGACCCCACCGGCTTCGTTCCCGCCGGTGGCCTGCCGTTCGGCGGCAATATTCAGCTTTATACCAACGTGGAGCTGGAATTCGAGCTGATCCGGGCCGTGGGAATCCGCGGGGTCCTGTTCTTCGACGCCGGCAACACTTGGAACATCGAAAGCAAACTGTGTCAGGTCCCAAAGGCCAACATCCAACACCCGCAGGCCGCAGCGGCCGCCGATCCATGCGGGTTTCATCCCTTGGCGCTGCGCAAGTCGGTGGGCTTCGGTTTCCGTTGGTTCTCGCCTATGGGCCCGCTGCGTTTCGAATGGGGCCTACCCTTGCGGCCGAACGTCGCCATGGGCGAAAAGAAGATGGATTTCCAGTTCACGATTGGCAATCCCTTCTGAATCCTCGTCCTTCCGATGGCGTCTCAGGGTCGTGGTGACCCCTGACCCGCACCCCATAGGGGCTCACCACCAGGCTTGACGCTGTGGCAGTCTGCGTGTAGCTAGCCGCCACGAAAGGAACTGGTATGACGACCTTCCGACTGCCGCACCGTGGAGCAAGACGAGCTCGCCGCGGCCTGCTCGCGATGGGCACACTGCTGCTGACATGCGTCTGTGGAAGCGCTGCCGCGCAGAGCAGAATCGCCGTGGTGGACATCCAGCGTGCCATCAAC
Above is a window of Pseudomonadota bacterium DNA encoding:
- a CDS encoding ABC transporter ATP-binding protein, encoding MSKESPQDSSIVATALPDARSSNEILAAEVRSGVSYPPRNKSPATPLVVVEAAAKRFIHEGHEIDVLRGIDLSIEAGEMLCVVGPSGAGKSTLLHLMGTLDLPTAGRILYEGQDVTRYSSSRLADFRNQSIGFVFQFHHLLPEFTALENVMMPGLIRGGQGRALEQHARDLLSDVGLDHRLSHRPGELSGGEQQRVALARAIVMRPKLVLADEPTGNLDSNTSKAIHGLFFRLNSRRGTTFLIVTHSADFARQMPRVVHMRDGRIERDQRRAPIDPPRGPEL
- the bamA gene encoding outer membrane protein assembly factor BamA — protein: MSRASANTVLLRAGLLIGCWGLAVSAAAQPTPTQAGRGRPAGDSSAQSEDSYEPSVAPPIPRTVCHGRRIRTIRVLGQGRVAEEDIRATVKLRAGLPCTDGEVTRDLKALWRLGYFDDIVVEADADGREVDLLFRVKERPAIGRIVFEGNDEVDKKTLQEKVTLQEGAVLSVPDVRKHVGKLRDLYAEKGFFLANIDYRLKKLPRNEVEVVFAVTEGDEVTVRRVRFAGNEHLSDTELKQYMQTRETGALSAITSNNTFKREQFDEDINRLQALYYDHGYLTIQVGDPRIELTPDRRHIDITVPVREGPRYRVGRLRILEIDETGEETTPLAGRRRLREQIDLDPGDWFSRSTIAKNLLDITTFYHDHGYAKVDISPQTELEPERKVVHVIVQIKRGPVVHIERINVKGNAKTRDLVIRRELRIVEGELYSRTKIELSKNRVQALGYFESVSVAEEEGSASDGIVLNFEVTERATGTFQIGMGLSSIENFIFNAQIQQQNFLGRGQTVSLQLQMSGIRQIMQLQFMEPYLYETRWMLSLEGFKNLLQFQDFNRDSTGAAVMLGHPIVHDNLQLFVNYRLENVNIRASTSAGFAGTQAWNLTTLANLSNNFREGNLSSIRLMLGWDSRDNRLFPTDGVYTQASVELAHSLIGSKISFLRPQFFLRFYYPVLGGLVFKTNTNFALIGSLSKTGVPISERYFLGGIYTVRGFLFRSLGPRAGLTTNPDPTGFVPAGGLPFGGNIQLYTNVELEFELIRAVGIRGVLFFDAGNTWNIESKLCQVPKANIQHPQAAAAADPCGFHPLALRKSVGFGFRWFSPMGPLRFEWGLPLRPNVAMGEKKMDFQFTIGNPF